From Halobacillus sp. Marseille-Q1614, one genomic window encodes:
- a CDS encoding NAD(P)/FAD-dependent oxidoreductase yields the protein MKIAIIGAGLSGLSCALTLEKYGYQADIFERRAMVGDRFVIAEAMFAMFHTPYDDAVKYLSETHDIHLKPTTNIQKVHIYSENEHSFIDGHLGFTNMRGKHPEAYEKQLAHQLKGEIHFNKNVSYKDISTEYTHVVLATGDVLDTKKFQPYDVAFKASFKGAVIEGDFNQTEVYTFFNHHFAPKGMAYVLPHSDREASFVLVYPQYPENETLDKEELWKKCLAECCRRLDQDFKVTSEYSIKDYRIGKIQTPRIGNTFFVGNCWGLSHLYLVLGNLNR from the coding sequence ATGAAAATCGCGATTATCGGTGCTGGCTTGTCGGGGCTTTCCTGTGCTTTGACCTTGGAGAAGTATGGGTATCAGGCGGATATATTTGAAAGACGAGCGATGGTAGGTGATCGTTTTGTCATTGCAGAAGCCATGTTTGCTATGTTTCACACTCCCTATGATGATGCAGTTAAATACTTATCTGAAACCCATGATATTCACCTTAAGCCTACGACCAATATTCAAAAAGTTCACATTTATTCTGAAAACGAGCACTCTTTTATAGACGGGCATCTGGGATTTACGAATATGCGAGGGAAGCATCCAGAAGCCTATGAGAAGCAGCTTGCTCATCAGCTAAAAGGTGAAATCCACTTTAATAAAAATGTATCCTATAAAGATATTTCTACAGAGTATACGCATGTGGTTCTTGCTACAGGGGATGTATTAGACACTAAAAAATTTCAACCATATGATGTGGCTTTCAAAGCTAGTTTTAAAGGGGCCGTCATTGAAGGAGATTTTAATCAAACTGAGGTCTACACTTTCTTTAATCACCATTTTGCACCTAAAGGTATGGCTTATGTACTGCCCCATTCTGATAGGGAAGCCTCTTTTGTATTAGTGTATCCGCAATATCCCGAAAATGAGACGCTGGATAAAGAGGAGCTATGGAAAAAGTGTTTGGCTGAATGCTGCAGGAGGCTGGACCAAGACTTTAAAGTGACTAGCGAATATTCCATTAAAGATTATCGAATCGGTAAAATTCAAACACCGAGGATAGGGAATACCTTTTTTGTGGGCAATTGTTGGGGGCTATCACACCTGTATTTGGTTTTGGGCAATTTGAATCGATGA
- a CDS encoding Ger(x)C family spore germination protein, whose protein sequence is MRVLSLLAVSSLLFLTSCFVQEEIVDDIAMVTVMGFDKGEGDQVLASINVPFYQSNTEVINKYYQTEAVFTKDATDFGTGESDIPMVIAQNKVLIFSKELAKDNLMKYLDSYQRDPSISTGLFVTIAKDRSAPLLENSASTNQDVGVLLSKLLKNNTERNFLPQTNLHTFLFDYYQPGKDPFLPIISIEKEKYRIDGISFLKDAVYKGEIKYDYDTMVFRQMKESFSHGSYTFHVKDDVYASIQNLSSKKHVEVLNASSKKPTIKIKLKMDGFLREYTGSKINKSTINEISKRMEESFEGKSKELLEKFEQWDVDPLGLGNEIRKNKRGWKQDEWEPIYDKINVEVDIQVTIKETGVVS, encoded by the coding sequence ATGAGAGTTTTATCATTACTAGCAGTATCTAGTTTACTTTTTTTGACTTCTTGCTTTGTACAAGAAGAAATTGTGGATGATATAGCGATGGTTACTGTAATGGGATTTGATAAAGGGGAGGGAGATCAAGTATTAGCGTCAATAAATGTTCCTTTTTACCAATCTAATACGGAAGTCATAAACAAGTATTATCAGACGGAAGCTGTATTTACAAAAGATGCCACTGATTTTGGCACGGGGGAATCCGATATTCCCATGGTCATTGCTCAAAATAAAGTCCTGATTTTTAGTAAAGAACTAGCGAAAGATAACCTTATGAAATACTTGGATTCTTACCAAAGAGATCCGAGCATCAGTACGGGTTTATTTGTAACTATTGCTAAAGATCGGAGTGCCCCCTTACTCGAAAATAGCGCTAGTACAAATCAGGATGTTGGCGTCCTGCTGAGTAAATTGTTAAAAAATAATACCGAACGAAATTTTCTTCCTCAAACGAACTTGCATACTTTTTTGTTTGATTACTACCAACCAGGAAAAGACCCTTTTTTGCCCATTATTTCTATAGAGAAAGAAAAATATAGAATTGATGGAATAAGTTTTTTAAAAGATGCGGTATACAAAGGGGAAATAAAATATGATTACGATACAATGGTATTTAGGCAGATGAAAGAGTCTTTTAGCCATGGTTCGTATACATTTCATGTTAAGGATGATGTCTATGCTTCAATACAAAATTTATCTTCTAAAAAGCATGTAGAGGTCCTTAATGCTTCTTCGAAAAAACCGACGATTAAAATAAAATTAAAAATGGATGGCTTTTTAAGGGAATATACGGGTTCCAAGATTAATAAATCCACCATAAATGAAATAAGCAAGAGAATGGAAGAGTCATTTGAAGGTAAATCCAAAGAGTTATTGGAGAAATTCGAGCAGTGGGACGTCGATCCGTTAGGGTTAGGGAATGAAATTAGAAAGAATAAAAGAGGTTGGAAGCAAGACGAATGGGAACCGATATACGACAAGATAAATGTAGAGGTGGATATTCAAGTAACTATAAAAGAAACAGGAGTAGTATCTTAA
- a CDS encoding GerAB/ArcD/ProY family transporter: MKKSITIQENAKVSPFFVLFILVAIQIGIGVLGFQKYIVEGMGYDAWIAILLAGLLVHLYIYMIYSIMKKSNVDIIYLNQILLGKWVGNIVNLIFILYLLFLSLTVLRTYIEIVQVWMYRQLNTWVIAFIILTLVAYVIKGGFRSVVGICFISVVIPSFLVVTLYFPLQYAHFGNLLPLGEFTFDELVTSTRNMVLSYLGFELILFFYPFIKNGETSQRWAHFGNIITIFIYLVIGVVSFAYFSEPYLLKTEWATLSLWKIVEFPFLARFEYIGVTTWLIVILPILCLWLWASSRGIKHLFPKVTQKRILNILLIVIFISVGFIETRSQISLLNTISSRVGLYFLGVYIPLLYLITLFKKEAVES; encoded by the coding sequence TCGCTATTCAAATTGGCATCGGCGTTCTTGGCTTTCAGAAATATATTGTTGAAGGTATGGGATATGATGCTTGGATAGCTATTCTTCTAGCTGGTTTGCTCGTGCACCTTTATATTTACATGATTTACTCCATTATGAAGAAATCTAACGTGGATATTATCTATTTAAATCAGATCCTGCTAGGTAAATGGGTGGGGAATATAGTGAATTTAATTTTCATTTTATATTTGCTGTTTCTATCCCTGACTGTATTGAGGACCTATATAGAAATTGTCCAAGTATGGATGTATAGACAGTTAAACACTTGGGTAATTGCATTTATAATTCTGACACTTGTAGCTTACGTGATTAAAGGCGGGTTTAGATCCGTGGTTGGTATTTGCTTTATCAGTGTTGTTATACCTTCTTTTTTAGTAGTAACTCTTTATTTCCCTTTACAATACGCCCACTTTGGAAACCTGTTACCCCTAGGAGAGTTTACGTTTGATGAATTAGTGACCTCCACTAGAAATATGGTGTTAAGTTATTTAGGGTTTGAGTTAATATTATTCTTTTATCCCTTTATTAAAAATGGAGAGACTTCACAAAGGTGGGCTCATTTTGGAAATATCATCACTATATTCATTTACTTAGTCATAGGAGTGGTGTCGTTTGCCTATTTTTCTGAACCCTATCTTTTAAAAACTGAATGGGCTACTCTTTCGCTGTGGAAAATTGTTGAATTTCCGTTTTTAGCCCGTTTTGAGTATATCGGAGTGACCACGTGGCTGATTGTCATCTTGCCCATTTTATGCCTTTGGCTATGGGCCTCAAGCAGGGGGATAAAACATTTATTTCCTAAAGTGACACAGAAACGAATATTAAATATCCTTTTAATCGTGATTTTTATAAGTGTAGGGTTTATTGAGACAAGGAGTCAAATTAGTTTATTAAATACCATCTCTTCACGTGTAGGTCTTTATTTTTTAGGAGTATATATTCCTTTGCTTTACCTCATTACATTGTTTAAGAAAGAAGCTGTAGAATCATGA